One genomic window of Pocillopora verrucosa isolate sample1 chromosome 8, ASM3666991v2, whole genome shotgun sequence includes the following:
- the LOC131774065 gene encoding uncharacterized protein: protein MERLDRVFLWHIASFLDPADIAHFRGTCRRLYSLLPKVTVTKDLWEGNDFHIHGSREGHWCPEKYFDGPILAGNLLKLELSVVWKDQGWGNKKGELFAYLMRPSRTGEPVKIAEHRRLFGIADHCQTKPNAEIGREYAIVAKSKKGDFCRFMRNAGGGGGHELFVNKFQVKATICEVECET, encoded by the coding sequence ATGGAACGACTCGACCGTGTTTTCTTGTGGCATATTGCAAGTTTCCTCGATCCTGCAGATATTGCGCATTTCCGAGGAACTTGTCGGAGGTTGTACTCATTGCTGCCCAAGGTTACTGTGACTAAAGATCTGTGGGAAGGAAATGACTTTCATATCCACGGTTCACGTGAAGGCCACTGGTGTCCTGAAAAGTACTTCGACGGACCAATACTCGCAGGTAATTTGCTGAAGCTAGAACTTTCGGTTGTGTGGAAGGACCAAGGCTGGGGGAACAAAAAAGGAGAGCTGTTCGCCTATTTGATGAGACCAAGTCGTACAGGAGAACCAGTTAAGATTGCCGAACACAGAAGATTGTTTGGCATCGCAGACCATTGCCAAACGAAACCGAATGCAGAGATCGGTAGAGAGTACGCTATTGTGGCCAAGTCGAAGAAAGGAGATTTTTGCAGATTTATGAGAAACGCTGGCGGTGGAGGAGGACATGAACTGTTCGTAAATAAATTTCAGGTCAAGGCTACAATATGTGAAGTGGAGTGTGAAACTtag
- the LOC131774006 gene encoding uncharacterized protein, translating into MELLDELVLRHIASFLDPKDIVCLHRTCRRMHTMLPEVVVTEYQWKGEDFHIFGPRGGHWAPEHYFDGPVLPGNAIKLESSVLWEDQGFGNRKGELFIHLMRPSRTGKPLQIAEHRQLFGIAEHYEKTAHKVLSKEDPIIAESRKGDFYRFMRNAGGGGGHQLKVKNFRVKATLCEVKN; encoded by the coding sequence ATGGAACTGCTCGACGAACTGGTGTTAAGACATATTGCAAGTTTCCTTGATCCGAAAGACATTGTTTGTTTACACAGGACATGCAGAAGGATGCATACAATGTTGCCTGAAGTTGTTGTGACCGAGTATCAGTGGAAAGGAGAGGATTTTCACATCTTTGGTCCGAGAGGTGGTCACTGGGCTCCTGAACATTATTTTGACGGACCGGTACTCCCGGGTAACGCGATAAAACTAGAATCGTCTGTGCTATGGGAAGATCAAGGTTTTGGGAACAGGAAAGGGGAATTGTTCATTCATTTGATGCGACCAAGTCGTACAGGAAAACCCCTCCAGATAGCAGAACACCGACAGTTGTTTGGTATCGCAGAGCACTACGAAAAGACGGCACATAAAGTGCTTAGTAAAGAAGATCCCATCATAGCTGAGTCAAGAAAAGGTGATTTCTATAGATTTATGAGGAATGCTGGTGGCGGGGGAGGCCATCAACTGAAAGTTAAAAACTTCAGAGTCAAGGCTACACTTTGCGAAGTCAAAAACTGA
- the LOC131774004 gene encoding cytosolic beta-glucosidase isoform X2: MSSPTAKAEEGFIHGKFPKDFIWGAANAAYQIEGAWNEDGKGPSIWDTFSHIEGKIHNNDTGDVACDSYHKIEEDVSLLKNLGVGYYRFSISWSRVLPQGTADKVNLLGVKYYNRLIDTLLANGIKPAVTLYHFDLPQALQDIGGWYNPEISDIFNDYAQFCFKEFGDRVEIWLTINEPHEEALDAYGLGVFAPGIKDMASGPYQAGHNMLLAHAKAWHTYNKEFRQKQKGKVSIVVNAQWFEPKTDKEEDIKAADRGMQWFLGWMAHPVFVNGDYPEIMKERILEKNKAQGLTSRLPSFTSEQKRLLKGTADFLALNFYSVSFAEYHDLSKEENVTWGYFTDQEMKTSRDPTWLKGDPSWLYCVPWGMRKMLVWLKEQYNDPEIIVTENGFSAHGEHDLELPAALQDRDRVTYLRGYINEALKAVKLDGVKLKGYFVWSLLDNFEWDDGYRFRFGIHHVNFNDPNRPRTPKLSAEVYRTIVQDNGFPDE; this comes from the exons ATGTCG TCTCCAACAGCTAAAGCAGAAGAAGGATTTATTCACGGGAAATTTCCTAAGGATTTTATTTGGGGAGCAGCGAACGCGGCCTATCAGATCGAAGGTGCATGGAACGAAGATGGAAAAGGCCCCAGCATCTGGGATACTTTTAGTCACATTGAGGGTAAAATACATAACAATGACACTGGGGATGTCGCATGCGATAGTTACCACAAAATCGAAGAGGATGTGTCACTCCTAAAAAACCTTGGTGTTGGTTACTATCGATTTTCCATTTCATGGTCCCGAGTGTTACCCCAGGGAACAGCAGACAAAGTGAATCTCCTTGGGGTCAAATATTATAACAGATTGATTGACACTCTCTTAGCCAATGGGATCAAGCCTGCTGTGACCCTCTACCATTTTGATCTGCCGCAAGCATTGCAAGATATTGGTGGCTGGTATAATCCCGAAATATCTGATATCTTTAATGATTATGCTCAGTTTTGTTTCAAAGAGTTTGGAGACAGAGTTGAAATATGGCTTACAATTAATGAACCTCACGAGGAAGCACTAGATGCTTATGGTCTTGGTGTTTTTGCACCTGGGATAAAAGACATGGCAAGTGGACCTTACCAGG CTGGTCACAACATGTTGCTTGCCCATGCAAAAGCATGGCACACCTACAACAAGGAATTTAGACAAAAGCAGAAAGGGAAGGTGAGCATTGTGGTTAATGCACAGTGGTTTGAACCCAAGACTGACAAGGAAGAAGATATCAAAGCAGCTGATCGTGGCATGCAGTGGTTCCTGGGTTGGATGGCCCACCCGGTGTTTGTGAATGGTGACTATCCCGAGATCATGAAGGAGCgcattttggagaaaaataaagcacaAGGACTGACTTCCAG GCTTCCATCCTTCACTTCAGAACAAAAGAGGTTACTTAAGGGCACCGCTGACTTTTTAGCTCTTAATTTCTATTCAGTGTCATTTGCAGAATATCATGACTTGTCCAAAGAGGAAAATGTCACATGGGGTTACTTTACTGATCAGGAAATGAAGACATCACGGGATCCAACATGGCTGAAAG GGGACCCCTCTTGGTTATATTGTGTTCCTTGGGGTATGCGCAAAATGCTGGTGTGGTTGAAAGAACAATACAATGATCCGGAAATCATTGTTACTGAGAATGGTTTCAGTGCTCATGGTGAACATGATCTAGAGTTACCTGCTGCTCTCCAAGACAGAGACCGTGTCACATATCTGAGAGGATATATCAATGAAGCTTTGAAAGCTGTGAAACTGGATGGTGTCAAATTGAAGGGATATTTTGTTTGGTCACTTTTGGATAACTTTGAATGGGATGATGGCTATCGATTTAGATTTGGCATTCATCATGTAAACTTTAATGACCCCAACCGACCACGGACCCCAAAACTTTCAGCTGAGGTGTATAGGACAATTGTGCAAGATAATGGCTTTCCTGATGAATGA
- the LOC131774004 gene encoding cytosolic beta-glucosidase isoform X1, with the protein MITITFIKFTSLFQLIAVFLELDATMSSPTAKAEEGFIHGKFPKDFIWGAANAAYQIEGAWNEDGKGPSIWDTFSHIEGKIHNNDTGDVACDSYHKIEEDVSLLKNLGVGYYRFSISWSRVLPQGTADKVNLLGVKYYNRLIDTLLANGIKPAVTLYHFDLPQALQDIGGWYNPEISDIFNDYAQFCFKEFGDRVEIWLTINEPHEEALDAYGLGVFAPGIKDMASGPYQAGHNMLLAHAKAWHTYNKEFRQKQKGKVSIVVNAQWFEPKTDKEEDIKAADRGMQWFLGWMAHPVFVNGDYPEIMKERILEKNKAQGLTSRLPSFTSEQKRLLKGTADFLALNFYSVSFAEYHDLSKEENVTWGYFTDQEMKTSRDPTWLKGDPSWLYCVPWGMRKMLVWLKEQYNDPEIIVTENGFSAHGEHDLELPAALQDRDRVTYLRGYINEALKAVKLDGVKLKGYFVWSLLDNFEWDDGYRFRFGIHHVNFNDPNRPRTPKLSAEVYRTIVQDNGFPDE; encoded by the exons ATGATTACAATCACGTTTATCAAATTTACATCTTTATTTCAGCTGATCGCGGTATTTCTTGAACTTGATGCGACAATGTCG TCTCCAACAGCTAAAGCAGAAGAAGGATTTATTCACGGGAAATTTCCTAAGGATTTTATTTGGGGAGCAGCGAACGCGGCCTATCAGATCGAAGGTGCATGGAACGAAGATGGAAAAGGCCCCAGCATCTGGGATACTTTTAGTCACATTGAGGGTAAAATACATAACAATGACACTGGGGATGTCGCATGCGATAGTTACCACAAAATCGAAGAGGATGTGTCACTCCTAAAAAACCTTGGTGTTGGTTACTATCGATTTTCCATTTCATGGTCCCGAGTGTTACCCCAGGGAACAGCAGACAAAGTGAATCTCCTTGGGGTCAAATATTATAACAGATTGATTGACACTCTCTTAGCCAATGGGATCAAGCCTGCTGTGACCCTCTACCATTTTGATCTGCCGCAAGCATTGCAAGATATTGGTGGCTGGTATAATCCCGAAATATCTGATATCTTTAATGATTATGCTCAGTTTTGTTTCAAAGAGTTTGGAGACAGAGTTGAAATATGGCTTACAATTAATGAACCTCACGAGGAAGCACTAGATGCTTATGGTCTTGGTGTTTTTGCACCTGGGATAAAAGACATGGCAAGTGGACCTTACCAGG CTGGTCACAACATGTTGCTTGCCCATGCAAAAGCATGGCACACCTACAACAAGGAATTTAGACAAAAGCAGAAAGGGAAGGTGAGCATTGTGGTTAATGCACAGTGGTTTGAACCCAAGACTGACAAGGAAGAAGATATCAAAGCAGCTGATCGTGGCATGCAGTGGTTCCTGGGTTGGATGGCCCACCCGGTGTTTGTGAATGGTGACTATCCCGAGATCATGAAGGAGCgcattttggagaaaaataaagcacaAGGACTGACTTCCAG GCTTCCATCCTTCACTTCAGAACAAAAGAGGTTACTTAAGGGCACCGCTGACTTTTTAGCTCTTAATTTCTATTCAGTGTCATTTGCAGAATATCATGACTTGTCCAAAGAGGAAAATGTCACATGGGGTTACTTTACTGATCAGGAAATGAAGACATCACGGGATCCAACATGGCTGAAAG GGGACCCCTCTTGGTTATATTGTGTTCCTTGGGGTATGCGCAAAATGCTGGTGTGGTTGAAAGAACAATACAATGATCCGGAAATCATTGTTACTGAGAATGGTTTCAGTGCTCATGGTGAACATGATCTAGAGTTACCTGCTGCTCTCCAAGACAGAGACCGTGTCACATATCTGAGAGGATATATCAATGAAGCTTTGAAAGCTGTGAAACTGGATGGTGTCAAATTGAAGGGATATTTTGTTTGGTCACTTTTGGATAACTTTGAATGGGATGATGGCTATCGATTTAGATTTGGCATTCATCATGTAAACTTTAATGACCCCAACCGACCACGGACCCCAAAACTTTCAGCTGAGGTGTATAGGACAATTGTGCAAGATAATGGCTTTCCTGATGAATGA
- the LOC131774005 gene encoding cytosolic beta-glucosidase-like, producing the protein MAEGRDEFFNGSFPDDFMWGTSTSAYQIEGGWDADGKGPSIWDRFTQAGGNTHMNQTGDIACDSYHKTDEDIKLLKNLGVGYYRFSISWSRVLPKGTTDEVNHAGVKYYNDLINSLLQDGITPMVALYHFDLPQALQDEYNGWLNPKMADVFNDYAKFCYETFGDRVKWWITINEPWESALLGHGFGLTPPGKKDLRSSVYRVAYVMLLAHAKAWHTYDQVFRGSQQGKVSIILNAQWGEPKSDAQADKDAADRSLEWWLGWFAHPIFVNGDWPDIMKKTVKEKSDAKGIPNRLPELTDPEKQLIKGTADFFALNMYSAFLIEHQAFPSGVDWNYMTDQEMKTSPHPSWQRGATVWLFNTPWALRKLLNWVKEHYNDPEIIITENGFAVDGENELTVEEALNDEKRVNYLTSHVNEALKAIRLDAVRLKGYFYWSLLDNFEWMDGYRVRFGIHRVDFNDPNRTRTPKKSAEVYKEIIRNNGFPR; encoded by the exons ATGGCTGAAGGTCGGGATGAGTTTTTCAATGGATCATTTCCCGATGATTTCATGTGGGGTACGTCAACTTCGGCGTATCAAATCGAAGGCGGCTGGGATGCCGATGGTAAAGGCCCAAGTATCTGGGATAGATTTACTCAAGCCGGCGGTAACACGCACATGAATCAAACAGGCGACATAGCTTGTGATTCTTACCACAAGACCGACGAGGATATCAAGCTTTTGAAAAACCTCGGAGTGGGATATTACAGATTTTCAATCTCATGGTCGAGAGTATTACCAAAGGGTACGACTGACGAAGTGAATCACGCGGGAGTGAAATATTACAACGACTTAATCAACTCGCTGCTTCAAGATGGCATCACGCCAATGGTGGCGTTGTACCATTTCGATCTTCCCCAAGCACTGCAAGACGAGTACAATGGCTGGTTGAATCCAAAGATGGCCGACGTTTTCAACGATTATGCCAAgttttgttacgagacgtttggcgATCGCGTGAAATGGTGGATCACAATCAATGAGCCGTGGGAATCCGCTCTTCTTGGTCACGGATTCGGTTTAACACCTCCAGGGAAGAAAGACCTTCGCTCATCAGTATACAGAG TTGCCTATGTAATGCTCCTTGCTCACGCCAAGGCATGGCACACATACGATCAAGTCTTCCGCGGTTCACAGCAAGGCAAAGTATCCATAATTCTCAATGCGCAATGGGGAGAGCCTAAGAGTGACGCACAAGCTGACAAGGATGCCGCAGACCGAAGTCTGGAGTGGTGGCTCGGTTGGTTTGCTCATCCAATTTTCGTCAACGGGGACTGGCCCGACATTATGAAAAAGACAGTGAAAGAGAAAAGTGACGCTAAAGGAATACCAAATAG ACTTCCTGAGTTAACTGATCCAGAAAAACAACTCATTAAAGGAACAGCGGATTTCTTCGCTCTGAACATGTACAGTGCATTCCTTATTGAACATCAAGCATTCCCATCGGGCGTTGACTGGAACTACATGACTGATCAAGAAATGAAGACGTCTCCTCATCCGTCGTGGCAGCGAG GTGCCACTGTGTGGTTGTTCAATACTCCCTGGGCCTTGCGTAAGCTGCTCAACTGGGTGAAAGAACATTACAATGACCCTGAAATCATAATAACAGAGAATGGGTTTGCCGTCGATGGTGAAAATGAGCTTACAGTTGAAGAAGCCTTAAACGACGAGAAACGAGTCAATTACTTGACCTCTCATGTGAACGAAGCCTTAAAGGCAATCCGTCTGGACGCGGTTCGATTAAAAGGTTACTTTTACTGGTCACTTCTGGATAACTTTGAATGGATGGATGGATATCGAGTCCGTTTTGGTATACACCGGGTCGATTTTAATGATCCTAATCGAACCCGCACCCCCAAAAAGTCCGCAGAGGTGTATAAAGAAATCATTCGCAACAATGGTTTCCCAAGATAA